Within Pseudorca crassidens isolate mPseCra1 chromosome 8, mPseCra1.hap1, whole genome shotgun sequence, the genomic segment ACAATGCAGATGGAAAAGTGTGGTCTTTGGTGACCTTAGGGCCAGCTGCTTTGTCATACGTATTGAGAGGTCCAGTAAGATGTGGCAACATGATGAGTTGCTCTTGACAAGAGCACTTCCTGTTCTTCCTCTTCCCAGTATGAAAGTTTACTGAGTGGAATgtgggaaaaaagggagaggaagtgGAGGCAGAGAGCGAAGATAACATTTTTGATAAGTTTTGCTGGGAGAGGGAGCAGTGAAGTGGGGTCCTTACAGGAAAGGGATGTAGAATCAAATAAGAATTTTAAGTTTGGGATGAAAAAGAATCAGAGATAGAGCACTCCAAATGGAAACGTAAAACCTGGGTGTATGTGCTGAATGTCGCAGAGGAGTGAGTGAAGTCCTTGAGAAGGCAAGAGAGGAAAGGAGCCAGAGCAGTAGCCAAGGGGTTGGTCTCTGACCAGACCAGCGCATGCCCTCCACTGCAAGAAAAAGCAAGACAGAGAATACAGGACATTCAGTTGCCCAGTAGGAACAACTGACCCTTCTCTGGCTGGTTCAGTATATCTAGTCCAGACTAGTGTACTCAATTCTCTTCTAATACAGACATTTCAGTTCAATTCAGTTTTTCCCTCAGCTAATAGATAGtcaataagaggaaaaaaatagtggTAGTGCTAGGAGATGTATGCCCATTTCAAACTGCAACTAATGTTTTCTCCTGCCCCCAAATGGCAGGTTGTCCCTCCTGTGTGATTTAATATACAAAATTTTTCTACATAAAGCTAGAACAAATGAACATTTGGAGGGCTTATGACACTTTAGTAAGTAAAGTATAAGCAACATGAGATTTGGGTtagagtataaaaataaaaggcattttcATGAAAGGGTATCTTTATACTTGAAAGGTCAAGATCCATTACTTACTGCTAAATATAACCCTGATAATAAGGTCTTTAGGGATTAACTCTCTCAATCCTCTAATCTGATTACCAACTTTGGCAGATGTTTCTCTTAGAGCATTAGAGCAATGTATTAAATTGTAGCTATCTGTTAGTTTTCAATGATAAACTTCATGTTTGAAGTAAAAGGAAATCTGAGATAGAGCTGTCCACGTACTGAACGAGGGTCACGAGCACATGCTCTATATAATGAGCCTGGCTTTGGTCCCCACTAATGTGGAAGAAAAGGATGTGTGCACAGAGACCAGGGGACCAGAATTCAGATTGCTAGTTGTATAGTTTTGACCAAGTCATGTATCTATCTAAAGCTTCAGCTTCTTCATTTGCAGAGTGGGGAGAATAAAGTACCTGTCTCAAGTGGTTATCGTGGGGGGTTTAATGAGCTAATGAATGCAAGGTACAATGCAAACCctcaataataaacattttatccaGTATTGTAGTTATTGCTATTGAGGTTTCCACATGGTATACAAGAGTTAGGGGAaaatttccccttcttcccccaTTCTTAATGTGTCACTCTCTAGTGGACTGGTAACCCCAGCTAGAATTCTGGGTAGGTGGTGAAGCTGCATTATGCCAGAAAAGTCTTGGATAAAATAGTCCAAAATCTGTTCCAACCTTCTGTGTGCCCTACATAGTTAAATGTGCAGCACCTGAGTGAGAAAAAAGATGGTCCGCGTCCTACGTAGGCACGACCTTTGAGGGAACATACAtctaggaagaagagaaagggggttTCTGAGATCCTGCCCTTCTGCAGAAGGCAATGCTTTGTCATAACCACAGCTGCTAAAAGAACCAACCAAAGCAACTAGCTGATGAAGAAAAGTGTCTGTGTCCCACAGGCACTGAAGATGTAATGTGAGATATGTTTGTGTGGAttggtttttatttctaattgaaCTCTtgcttaagttttatttatttcatcctcCATAGTCCCACAGAACCtggtacatatttttaatattataataagAACACTATATTGTGACTGGGTCATAGAGTGTTCATCTGTCTACCCTATTTTGCCGTGAGATCCCTAAtgtgtttattcatctttgtatcccaaaTGTGCACAAAGGCACAAAGTTGggcacattttaaatgtttaatctgcttatttttaaaataggtgaATGAAAGAATGGCCATGGTAAGAGACACATTATACACTCCATTATCTTGTTCTGCCTAGGGAGAAGGAGAATAATAAAATTAGGCATGGGGAATGTCTCATCTTCTAAGTGACTCCACTTTATTACAACACTGACAAATGCACTCTGTGTCCGACAGAGGGTGCATTAGAGCAAACATTTCCTACAAGGCCCAACCCGCTGGAAAAATGTCTAGTTGGTGAAGGAGCTGTCTAAACTTTAACAGAACTCTCATGACCCCTAATCTCTCAGAAGAGATTAACCGCCTTTCTTAGCAGATGTGCAAACTCCTTGTTAGTGCCAGCTGGActcatttcagattttattttgacAGGGCTAAACTAACGGGCAGCAAGAACTTTGTTTATTCAGAAGTtatcagtgggcttccctggtggtgcagtggttgagagtccgcctgccgatgcaggggacacgggttcgtgccccggtccgggaagattccacatgccgcggagcggctaggcccatgagccatggctgctgagcctgcgcgtccggagcctgtgctccgcaacgggagagaccacaacagtaagaggcccgcataccgcaaaaaaaaaagttatcagtgTAACTCCTTAAGTGACTATGTTATGTTATACACAACCCCAAATCACTGGGCTAAATTAATTCTCCTCATTCACTCGTAAGTTAGACATGCCACCTCTCCCTAAGGTATCTGACAGAGAGGAAGACCATCTATCtcaatcttttctttaaattcacgGTCACCTTTCAAGACTGTGGAGCTCTCAGAGGGTAGAACAGCATGCTCAAGGCTTGGGAATTCTAGGAGCTACTGTGTTCCAAGTCACCTTCACATCCACTTGTTATGGGTCCAATGcgggggagggtgtggagaagaacAGAGGCAAGGATCTGACACCTCAAAGCTGCTCCTGAACTCATGGGAGCCTTTGTGTGTTTCAATTCTGGAGTTTAGTGTTCTGCTCTACGGTCTTGATACAGTAGAAAGAGCTTAGGTCTGGGTATGTCAGAAAGAATACAAGACTGAGTGAGTATCAGAAATGTGGGTTCTAGTCTCAGCTCTGCCAACAAACTAAGGTAATTAAACATGACCAGCCATTTTATCTTTCTAGGTCTCaatttgtaaatgtaaaataaaaatactggaaCAGATGGTATTGATAGTTCTCTTCAGCATTCAAATTATAAGAATTCCATGCCTTATTTTACAGAGATCTAAACTATTTTGAGCCTCTGTCTTTAGCTGCAGCCACTAGAGCTGTCACTTGGTCTGGCAATGACAAATCAATCTGGGTGACGGTTCTTCCCTGATCCCTCCAGCCTTGTACTTCCTGTTGACTTTGGATTAAGGAATTGTTTTCCTCAGCTGTGGTAACCTTTTGGCCTAGACACTGGTTTAAGGAAATAGAAGTACTATGACATCCCTATGGGGAGGCTGATCGTGGTGGTCACATGGCTACTTCCACATAATCCTAAGGATAAATCCAGTAATTTAAAGTAGTCCCAGGAATTTTAGATTCCTCTTATATAGGAAAATATCTTTTTCATGGATATAAAAATACTCAAGTGTTTTGCAATTGAGGAGTAATTTCCTTCCTGATCATCTGGCTTGACAATCTCAAAATTCTGACTCCCCCCACTTGTTCACTTCTCCTTCCCTGTCCCTACTCAGCGGTCACAGAGGTGTTAGAGACGCACCCTATTTGGCATAGAACAAGGGAGGAAACTAACATTTCTAGAGAACCTCTGAATACAGATTTCAACCTGTGTCTATAGACTCCATACCACGGAGGGGTGAAAAGACTGGTTTTGAACCCCTCCACCTCCATCTGTTACACAGCAGGCCTGAGTGGACTGAGTATCTGCTGGGGCTGAGAGAACCCTGAAGCTCATTTCCCCAGAAGAGACTATCACAAAGTGGTATCTGATTGTGTGACACCTTCCTACGTGGAGAGGTGACCCCTGAGCACAGCCAAAGAGGAGAGCTGATGGGAGCAAGGCCAGTTCATGCTGCTGTGTTTCTTGATTGTGGCTAATGCTCCATCTTAAAATGCTCTGCCGAGGCTTTCAGTGGTAACTGCGACATGGGACAATTCCGATGGATTCTGTGCCTGTATGTGAGGAGCACATCTCTCAGAGTTCCTAGGCGCTTTCCCGTTAATCCTTATAGCACACTTGTACGGGACAGTGATTatatccatttcacagataagaaaactgaggctctgagatttTATGTAACTTGTCCAAAGGAACAAGGAATAAAATCCAGGTTTCCTCAGACTCCCAAGTCTGCTTTCCCATTGCACTATGCAATTTCCCAAAATAATCTGCCCTAATTCCAAAGATTTCTCTTTCTACATGAAGCAAAAGATGATTAAAAACTGCCAGCAGctgagaacaaagaacagaagtGACAATAGTTAATGCTAAATGATAAGTCTGACTGAGTCTCTGTCCTTGAATTTGTTTTAGTCTGTTTCGGAGATATATTTAATCATATTCAGAAGAATGGAAATAGGTTAAGTTTGACGTTGAATTAGCTTTTCTTCCAAACATTATCCTGTATAAACGTGTGGTAAAATTTTCCTCCCCTAATAATATTTGGGAGGTATTGGGAAGGTCTTATCTGATTCTCATATGAGTGTGTTTTTCCAAAACCAGCTGGCTGCCGCAGGGCTTGGCGTGCGGGAGTCAGCTCACACTGGCTCTGGTGAACTGATTGTACCCATCTATTTCCAACTCTGGCAGCTTGAAATCAAGCCAAAGTGAGAGCATTTACTCCATGGAAATcagtaaaatatacaaaccacCAATCGCCCCCCCTGCCGCCCCACCgcccttttttttctcctggtgAGCTTGTTGTTAAACATGTATCCTTACATCTCTGTCATTCTTAATCATAGATATCTAGTAATCTGACAGCATAAATGACACAGTATTTCCAGACCAGGTTAGTTTTCCTAGGAATATGGTTCTCTGTCATGACATCAGGATAACTGAAAACTGGCCCAAGGGGTTATAGTGTGAAAACATCCCAGACGATTAACTCGCTGTAAGCACAGAGATTCTCAGAAACTTGAAAGAGAATTCCTGTAAACTCCCTCCAGTATCTTTAGGAGAAGCCAAGGATAATTATTCCCTTAAGAATATTAAATAGagcaagaggaaaagggggaggaagggaagacacATTCATCAAGAGAACCCATTAAAATGTTCTCCAAAAATATCCTTGATATTTCATGTAAAATCCCAGTGTAGATAATTTGTTTTGTATAGATAAAAAGTTAGGCTCAGGCTAATATATCAAAGGAACAATTAACTATAATAGATGCACTGACACTAAGAAATGTATGGGAAGGGGCTGATCTGGCCAAAGCTTCAGGATCCCCCCTAAGGCCACCTCTCTTTGGACTTTCATGTTCCAGCTCCAAAAACATAGTTAAAACACTAACACATAGCTGATGGCGGTGTAAAATGGTATAATCATTCTGGAAAACTGTCTGGcagtttctaatattttaaaatattttacttgagAGTAATAAAATTTGTTTGCACACacaaagcagctttattcatagttgccCCAAacagaaataacacaaatgtccAATAATAGGACCTTTGTTGTATACTCATACATTGGAAGACTGCTCAACACTTACAAGGAACAAACTCTACAATAGCATGTGTGTCTTAAAAACGGTAGTGGAGTAAAAGAAGTACAAAACAGTAAATATCTTATGATTCCATTTGCATGAGATTTACAACAGGTGAAACCCATCTGTGGTGCTCAGAATGGTTGCCCCTGGCCTGGGGTTGGAAGGATTGACTGGGAAAGGGTTTGAGAGAAtgttctggggtgatggaaatgtttaagTCTTGATTGGAGTGGTGATTACAAGGGTATATATAGTTGTCAAAACTGATCCAACTGTAATATTATGAACCTTTTATGAAATGTAAATTAGAGCTCGATTGAAATATGAAtgtgtatatctatgtataaatgtaaagaaatacatATACTTAAATTTCTATTAAAGGGTCTAATGCAATGAGCCCAGCTCCCCTTGGCCCTGTGAATTTCACACTTTCTGCCCTTCAAAGACCTGGACTTTGTGCTTTCAAAGTGTGGATTCAAGCTTCAGCGTGATGCTGCAAGTTGGAACCTTGTGCAATCACACCCAGGTCATTTCTCTCTAGCCTGTGGACTTCCCATCTCTGACACAATGCCCCATCTGGTCATCCCCGCTCGGCCACTGGAGAAAGTTTGGGAGGCAGGTTCAACTTGGTGGGGAATTCCTCTCCCCGCCCAACCCTCACCCACCGCCGCACACACTCTCCAGCGTCCAGGGGGCGGCAGAGTCAGCGCTCTCAGGGCATGAATCAGTCTCCCCTCCAGGTTCCGCAAAGGCACGCTCCGCCCTGTCCCAGGTCAGAAGGACGCTCACCCTACATAAAGCAGCGGCACCCACCACGCTGGAACTCAGACTGCCTCGAGGTTGGACGCTGTGCACCTTCCTCCCGCTGGCACATTCTGGGGACGCCTCACCCCACGGGCGGCTTGAATCCAGACACCATGTACTCTGTTCGCCCCCTCCAGCTGGTGGTTCTGCCGCTGCTCCTGGTGGGAACTGCGCTGGGAGATGCTCCTCAAGCGCCGCCAGGTATCTCCCTGCCCAGGGGACCCCCTTATCGCCCCGGCCAGGCGGCGAGGGCTCCGCGGACCCCTGCACTCGCTCTCTGTGCCCCGCTTTCCCCGATCCCTGCCGTGCACCACGCAACGGGGCACTTGCACCCAAGTTTGCACTTTCTTTCTCTGCAGATGCCCTTCTGCTGTGCTGGGAAGCTGCCGGGACAGAACTCCCCGGGAAGCTTCTCCCTCCGCGGAGATGTGGCTGACCTCCTTCTCTCACTCTCTGGCTCTCCTTCTGCCCCTCCTGTAGGAAATAACGCGGAGATCTGCCTCCTACCCCCGGACGAAGGGCCCTGCCGGGCCCGGATCCCCAGTTACTACTATGACAGGTATACGCAGAGCTGCCGCGAGTTCATGTATGGGGGCTGCGAGGGCAATGCCAACAATTTCGAAACTTGGGAGGCCTGCGATGAAGCTTGCTGGAGGATACAGAGTAAGTGCTCGCACGCACACTCAGGACTCTTGTGCTGCTCCTTGCACTGAAGGGCTAGTAGTAACTTAGCTTATTTTCCAGATCCCATCTTCTACAGTAAGTTTTAGCctgaattttctcaaatattaAGGCTTTTAATGCTTTTCAGTTTACCACAAGTGATCACAAAGTTTACAACGCCTAAGACATCTCCTCTCTCCTAACTGGCATTTATCATAATTCACTGCGTGTGCAGACTCAGGAAAAGATTTCACCAGTAAGACGTAACACTGCAAGAGTATAATGTATTAGGTGCAACATAAgggcttttctgtatttattataGTTCTAAACCTATGGTTTTTATGCCTCCTTGAGAATAGCATTTTCTCGTGTCCACTATCTATCAATCTGAAATACTTTTAGTGGATTTTGTTATTAAAGTGTGATTTAGCTAATTATAACCTTATTTTTGTCCCCGATACCCCATCAGGTCTTAGATTAGTATAGAGATATAGTGGAGATTCATGATGCTGTTTtcgattttattttaattatgtttattatCTCTGTTAAGGCCTGTAACAGAACCTGGGGCTCTGCTATTCAAGGAATTGAGCcagggaaaaatgtgtattcctaCGAATAAGTTTGATTAACTTCGTATGTAGAAACAATCAGAATACTCTGAGAGAACAGTCTTTCCACTGAAGTTGAAAATTTATCATAGCCGAGCCAAGTCTGGagacactgttaaaaaaaaaaaaaaagccgaatCCAGTTGCCTCTCAGTGTCtgtggggattggttccaggaccccaccccacccatacCAAAATCCACAGCGTTTGTCTATAACATATGCACATCCTCccttatactttaaatcatctctagattacttataatgccTAATACAACATAAATGCTAGGCATATAGTTGCCACCATAGGACAAATTTAAgtttcgctttttttttttttgaactttctggaatttttttcctgaatattttctgtctggggttggttgaatctgtggattctGGACCCAGGGATACAAGGTCTCACTGTAACTGGACTAGTGGGCAGTCTTTTGGGGGTTTACTAGCCCAGCACTAAATATGATGCCTTCCCCCACTCCACCCTGGCCACCACCAGTTGTTTCTGAAAATACAGTAAAGTTTTGAAAGTAATACCAAGAAGGTTAAATTTTTACTAACATTGTTTTATGCTCTTCTTGTCCTAGAAGTTCCCAAGATTTGCCGGTTGGAAGTCAGTAAGAGGCAGTGTGGGGAGCTCAGAGAAGTGTATTTCTTCAATCTAAGTTCCATGGCATGTGAAAAATTCATATCTGGCGGGTGTCACAGCAGTGAGAACCGGTTCCCGGATGAAGCTACTTGTATGGGCTTCTGTGCACCAAAGAAAGGTAAATATTCTTTTTAcagtgtttctatttcatttctttattaagGCTTTAGGGTGAAAAAGTTAACAATTTGATGTGGAATGAACATGGTTTGCGTTCTGGTGATTTCACATATAATATGATATCAATCTTCACACTATTGCCCTGTGAGGGAGTATTATTATCCCCTGTTCTACATATTAGAGTGCAAGCTAGAAGTTAACAACTTGCCAAGTTCTCAGGGCTGGAAAGTGACAAAGCTATGATTCAAGTTTTGCTTCCTCTTCTGCATTGTTTCTTTAGAACTATTTCTCATCTACGTAATTTACACGTAAAAAATTACAATCTTCATTAATGACATGACCTCAGGTTTGTATGAAATCAGTTGTATATATGAGATAGTGTGATAGAAAGACTTCATGGTGAAACCTGAAAATTTCTAAAGTTTTTGGTTAGATTTCTGTGTTCTTTAGTAGTTACAAATTGTAGCACAAATTGATCTctattcctcttttctctcttccccattGCTTACCTACATTCCCCCCACACAATCCCTAAAACCATGGGTTACTTGGGTAGTATGTAATGTTTGTACAGGCATTTTCCGTAGGCATAGCAGAGACACGTACACAGCGATAAATAAGTTCAACAAACACGGAAAACTTGCTTTGGCAGAGACTTTGATAAAGCTCTGTAGCTATACAGTGTTGAATATGCAAAATCTTGAATTAATGAGGAGATGGTTCTTGCTGGCgttcttttaaattgtttatgtAAATGTAAGTGTTCCAGTGGCTACCTGGGAATTAGATACATGTATTCTTGATTAATAATGGAAGGAGAGctgataaaaacatttaaaataaaactaccaacACAAGAGAGTTTACCAAAGCATGTCACATATTTTCCCATGAAATGTAGCCCATTTTTACCTGTCCATATCTGTTTTTCGGGTTTAATTTCTTTACACATTCAAACGATACAAGGATATAGCTTGATATTCTGTCCACTTTATAAAAATTTAGAGTTAACAAAATATGGCATGTCAGCTGTTTTGAAATTCAAGGCACACTTTTTAAATGGCGTAGTATATTTTGGATTCAGAACGAAGCTTCTATGGGATTAGATTTTCTTCAGTTACTTCAGTAATCAGCACAGTTTAGTAAATCTGCTATtactgcatttttaattttattttctttttcattaaggtCCATCATTTTGCTATAGTCCAAAAGATGAGGGACTATGCTCTGCTAATGCAACTCGCTATTATTTTAATCCAAGACACAAAGCCTGTGAGGCCTTCACCTATACTGGCTGTGGAGGGAATAACAATAACTTTGTTAACGTGAAGGACTGCAAACGCATTTGTGTAAAAGGTagtggatttttttcttattcaatttttaaactaactttataaataactcataagcaaaattatattttgatgtATCCATTTTACTAATAACATATTGCCATTTCTAGACTACTTCTACATAGATAGCGCTTTAGTACTGGTCAGTTTTGTCAAAATGCTTATACTGGCTAGGTAGAGTGTTATTGACTAAGTGGATAGTGAGTAAAACTGACTTTataatcattaaaattaagaTGAGGTGAGTTTGTAAGCATGTCGTAAGTGGTGATTTATAGCGAGCCTACAGACTGGGTAATAtgatgttgatttttattttgttgacctTAGCCttgaaaaagggaaagaacaagAAGATGCCAAAGCTTCTCTTTGCAAGTAGAAGACTGAAAATTAAGAAGAAGCGattttaacccttttttttttccgtatGTCATCTTGTGAATGCCTTTATGATTATATCTGAAGGATAATATGGTAACACAAGTAAGCGAATCATTAGTGATTTATTCACCAGTTcttatgttatatttttaaatttgtgtattttttatacaTAACTAGCTGCTATTCAAATGCgaatctattattttaaatttaatgttcaaCTATTTTTTTATGAGGTTAAATTCTTGCTGTGCATAAGATATAAAAGCAAATATGACTCACCCAGTTCTTGGGGTTGCTCTCCCTGATTTCAGAAGATGATagtaactgaaaaatataagacaatatAATCATATTCTTTTAACACATAGGATTATAAAAAGGACcagcaaatatatttaattttgcatttaaaagtTAGATTATATTTTGGGGCCAAGGAGACAAACTTGCAGACTTACCAACACTtcaaaaaatgttacaaatgctACTATGTAGACACTGCTaacttatttctatttctacagtgtcatttaaaagataataaaataaagtaactttTTTGACTGAATTAAAAAGCTAGTAAAGTAATTACAACCAGAAATGCACTCCTcgggtaggggtggggggattctctgtctctctctctcttcagctATCCATCCATCCCCACTCAGCGTTAAGTTGTTAAAATTTTTGTACTGTTCAAGGTGCTTATTTATACTATACCAGAGACAATgcataaatttaataatttaaattccaCTAATAAAATATTCCTGATAAATATGATCATCccattttaaacagtttttttctttctctgtaacaaca encodes:
- the TFPI2 gene encoding tissue factor pathway inhibitor 2 — encoded protein: MNQSPLQVPQRHAPPCPRSEGRSPYIKQRHPPRWNSDCLEVGRCAPSSRWHILGTPHPTGGLNPDTMYSVRPLQLVVLPLLLVGTALGDAPQAPPGNNAEICLLPPDEGPCRARIPSYYYDRYTQSCREFMYGGCEGNANNFETWEACDEACWRIQKVPKICRLEVSKRQCGELREVYFFNLSSMACEKFISGGCHSSENRFPDEATCMGFCAPKKGPSFCYSPKDEGLCSANATRYYFNPRHKACEAFTYTGCGGNNNNFVNVKDCKRICVKALKKGKNKKMPKLLFASRRLKIKKKRF